One stretch of Bremerella cremea DNA includes these proteins:
- a CDS encoding helix-turn-helix domain-containing protein: protein MTDLKEVTEFDRQVGLRLLEIRERRGISEEKIAMLLYPDVTVHDLRDYERGLKSISLSLLPRLAEALGVPLFVFFPEVPVVSPADWCLLHDYRRLDETSRTGIRRWIAFLLADISPVD, encoded by the coding sequence ATGACGGATCTAAAAGAGGTGACCGAATTTGATCGGCAGGTCGGTTTACGGCTGCTTGAGATTCGTGAGCGTCGCGGAATCTCCGAGGAAAAAATCGCTATGCTGCTGTATCCGGACGTGACGGTCCACGATCTTCGCGACTACGAACGGGGTCTAAAGTCCATTTCCCTTTCGCTGCTGCCTCGTCTCGCGGAAGCCTTGGGAGTTCCCCTATTCGTTTTCTTTCCCGAGGTTCCGGTTGTGAGCCCGGCTGATTGGTGCCTTCTCCACGATTATCGACGACTCGATGAAACAAGCAGAACGGGCATCCGTCGTTGGATTGCTTTTCTTTTGGCCGACATTTCGCCAGTGGACTGA